The Meles meles chromosome 6, mMelMel3.1 paternal haplotype, whole genome shotgun sequence DNA segment TGGCCCCTTGCACACCTTTTTCAAAGTATTCCTTGTATAAGGGGAAGAAGATGTAATCCTGATTCTGCTAGTATTTCTCACTCAATCCACTCCATGCTAAACAGGTCAGTTAGGCACTAAGTCATGTCTCTGGGTAGTACAAGTGGAACGTGTGAACAGAGAAACCACTTTATATGAGGACAGTCGAAAATTAGATCCTACTTTCCCCTCCCAACTCCTTTCCCACCAGGGAGGGGACGTTTATAAGCCCTGAGGACCAGGGTCCAGAAGCCGGCTGGCGTCCTGAGCTCCAGAGGCTTGCCAGCACGCACGATCTCCCGCACTGAGAGCCCTTCTTCCCAGATGAATTCTCATAGTATCACAGACGCGCGCAGTGTCGATCGATACTGGATGGCAGACGTGCTCCCACCGTCAAGTGTAGGCACAGGGCGGTGGATTTAGCCGCCCTGCCGCTGGGTCGCAGCTTCTTATCAGCTCAATAAGGGCAGAGCACGTTAACCCGTTCCCCTGTGGACATCCACCCGATTGCCTCCTGGCACGCGCCGCCCGCGGCCCCTTCCTCTCGACTTCCTCCCTCTCGGCTTCCATCAGAGTCCCTAGCGTCTGGGCAGCAGGGTCCCGGCCCGCAAGGAGGGCGCCTATcggttgcctctctgcctggctctctggaCAGTCCCTCCCTGGAGGCAGCTGCGGCGGTGAGTGCCGAGCTTAATCACACTCTGGAATCTTACCTTTTCTTATCCTCGTCCCCCCGGTGGGCGGCGGGGGAGGCGGCCCGGGCAGTCTCTAGGCCAGTTGCTGGGGCAGGTCGCTgcgaggtggggtgggggcgccGGCCGCAGCCAGCCTCTCGGACCCTGGCGAGCCCAGCCCGGCGAAAACCCCGCCCCTGGCGCCCGCTCCCACTCCTGATTGGCGGGTCCTGCCTGAAGGCGACCGGTGGTCCCCCGGCCAGAGTCTCAGCTATAAAGGCAGCCCACGCATGACGGCTGTGGCGAAGCTGGGGTAGCTGCGGTGCTCGCCAGCTTTCAGCCCCCGCGGCGCCCCCTTTACtctttgcccccccccacccccgagcacTCCTGACTCCACCATGCCGAGGGGCTTCCTGGTAAAGCGAACTAAACGGACAGGCGGCTCATATCGAGTGCGCCTAGCTGAGCGGGGCTTCCCCAGGCTGGGGCCCCAGGGGGCGCCGCCCTTCCCCGAGGAGGCTTCCGATGCCCCCCAGCCCAGTACGGAGCAGGTGGCACCCCCCACCTTGGAGGAGGCAGCGGCGGCCCGTGAACTGTCGGGGTCGTCCTGTCGGGCGGCTGGGGTGAGCccgggggagggcaggcaggaaggTGCTGCGGAGTGGAGGGCGGATGGTAGGGAGGGTCCCGGGCCGAGCCCCAGCCCCACGAAGCCGGCGGGCGCGGAGCTGCGCCGGGCATTCCTGGAGCGCTGCCTCAGCTCACCGGTCTCTGCAGAGTCCTTCCCTGGGGGTGCCGCTGCGGTGGCTGCTTTCTCCTGCTCGGCGGCACCAGCAGCTGCGCCGACCTCGGGGCAGCAGTTCCTGCTGCCGCTTCGGGCACCGTTCCCAGAGCCAGAGTTCCACCCAGACCCTGCGCCCCTCTCGGCCACTCTTCATGGCCTGAAGCGGGCCGCTGGCAATGAGCGCCGTGCCAAGGCACCTCCGGGCTGCATGTCTGGACCTGCGGCCGCTGGAGTCAAGAAGCCAAAGGCGATGAGGAAGTTGAACTTCACCGATGAAGTGACCACGTCCCCTGTCCTGGGCCTGAAGATCAAGGAGGAGGAGCCCGGAGCACCATCCCGGGGTCTGGGGGGCAGCCGCACGCCACTGGGGGAGTTTATCTGCCAGCTATGCAAGGAGCAGTACGCGGACCCTTTCGCTCTGGCTCAGCACCGCTGCTCCCGCATCGTACGTGTCGAGTACCGCTGCCCTGAGTGCGACAAGGTCTTCAGCTGCCCTGCGAACCTCGCCTCCCATCGCCGCTGGCACAAACCACGTCCCGCAGCGGCAAATGC contains these protein-coding regions:
- the INSM2 gene encoding insulinoma-associated protein 2; translated protein: MPRGFLVKRTKRTGGSYRVRLAERGFPRLGPQGAPPFPEEASDAPQPSTEQVAPPTLEEAAAARELSGSSCRAAGVSPGEGRQEGAAEWRADGREGPGPSPSPTKPAGAELRRAFLERCLSSPVSAESFPGGAAAVAAFSCSAAPAAAPTSGQQFLLPLRAPFPEPEFHPDPAPLSATLHGLKRAAGNERRAKAPPGCMSGPAAAGVKKPKAMRKLNFTDEVTTSPVLGLKIKEEEPGAPSRGLGGSRTPLGEFICQLCKEQYADPFALAQHRCSRIVRVEYRCPECDKVFSCPANLASHRRWHKPRPAAANAATVSSADGKPPPSSSSTSPDSGAVASFLAEGKENSRAERGADQHLQARDSSRAEQHQDSAPHQSLPVLSHPEPPLPQVPYTEGVLGRRMPGPGSASGVGGPEIFMCPYCHKKFRRQAYLRKHLGTHEAGSARALAPGFGSEHCAPLAFACPLCGAHFPSADIRDKHRLWHAVREELLLPALAGPPPEAPSPGGESDGSAQQIFSCKHCPSTFFSSPGLTRHINKCHPSESRQVLLLQMPLRPGC